One segment of Daphnia magna isolate NIES linkage group LG2, ASM2063170v1.1, whole genome shotgun sequence DNA contains the following:
- the LOC116917685 gene encoding cell division cycle protein 16 homolog isoform X3 → MYLLRGKVHEAMDNRIPAIEDYKMALKLDVYCSEAFEMLVRHEMLTPEEENDLLEHLPFDEQCTSYEDEAKLLRALYTDQVRKYCKPEERAPSSELMPLRKNLSIRVNHAQRMLNGCDYRGCFNMLQEIMKADPNHQACLPIYITCLVAMKNSQILFTLSHRLVDSEPDNATSWFSVGCYYYVIGRFEESRKYLHKATTLDRNLGAAWLMRGHAFAAENEHDQAMAAYFKASQLMRGSHLPMLYVGLEHGLMSNVRLANSFFNQAHSLAPDDPFVLHELGTVAYQNGDYQLAEKCFLQAVDMVSSMRHTTSSGDSNDFPMDDTWEPLLNNLGHVCRKLKKYDQAIDFHQKALLVSPMRASTFAALGYVYALTLKYDQAIEYFQKALALKRDDTFSTTMLNSVLEAYLNEAPAFLGAPKEIPPPVTNLAETSGNRHVLATPGISKRLMASTSAMEVSNMSMPDISEEDVIQMDTPGYYLDARDEDSVLSGIGSLRTPSDALVTPANSGTVGFGFRPGELGRGHTRQTSETIEEDTPDIIQRR, encoded by the exons ATGTATCTCCTGCGAGGAAAGGTCCATGAAGCCATGGATAACCGTATCCCAGCAATTGAAGACTACAAGATGGCCCTTAAACTTGATGTTTATTGTAGTGAAGCCTTTGAGATGTTAGTTCGCCATGAAATGCTCACTCCTGAAGAAG AAAACGATTTGCTGGAACATCTCCCGTTTGACGAACAATGCACCAGCTACGAAGATGAAGCAAAGCTATTGAGGGCTCTATACACGGATCAAGTCAGAAAATACTGCAAACCGGAGGAAAGGGCTCCATCAAGCGAATTGATGCCATTACGGAAAAACCTGTCAATTCGGGTCAACCACGCTCAGAGGATGCTTAATGGATGTGATTATCGAGGATGTTTCAACATGCTCCAAGA GATTATGAAAGCGGATCCAAATCATCAAGCGTGTCTTCCTATTTATATTACTTGTTTAGTGGCTATGAAAAATTCGCAAA ttTTGTTCACACTGTCACATCGATTGGTCGATTCCGAACCGGACAATGCCACTTCCTGGTTTTCTGTGGGTTGCTACTATTACGTCATTGGTCGGTTTGAAGAATCTCGAAAATATCTTCATAAAGCAACGACGTTGGACCGGAATCTCGGAGCTGCTTGGCTGATGCGTGGCCATGCGTTCGCTGCAGAGAATGAACACGACCAAGCAATGGCTGCCTATTTCAAAGCATCACAATTGATGCGCGG TTCGCACCTCCCAATGTTGTACGTTGGTCTAGAACACGGACTGATGAGCAACGTTCGACTGGCCAATAGTTTCTTTAATCAGGCCCATTCCTTAGCGCCTGATGATCCTTTCGTATTGCACGAACTGGGCACTGTAGCTTATCAGAACGGAGACTATCAGTTGGCGGAAAAGTGTTTTTTACAAGCGGTGGATATGGTTTCTTCTATGCGGCACACAACCTCTTCCGGCGATTCGAATGATTTCCCAATGGATGACACATGGGAACCTTTATTGAATAATCTAGGTCACGTCTGTCGCAAGTTGAAAAAGTATGATCAGGCCATCGATTTCCATCAGAAAGCGTTACTGGTCAGTCCCATGCGTGCCAGCACATTCGCCGCTTTGGGCTACGTTTATGCATTAACGCTTAAGTATGATCAAGCGATCGAATACTTTCAGAAAGCCCTTGCTCTTAAACGAGACGATACGTTTTCAACAACGATGCTCAATTCCGTACTGGAAGCATATCTCAATGAAGCACCAGCTTTTCTAG GGGCTCCTAAAGAAATCCCTCCGCCCGTTACCAACTTGGCGGAAACATCAGGTAATCGTCATGTCTTGGCCACTCCAGGTATCAGTAAGCGACTCATGGCCTCGACATCTGCCATGGAAGTGAGTAACATGTCGATGCCAGACATTAGTGAAGAAGATGTCATACAAATGGACACCCCTGGTTATTACTTAG ATGCTCGAGATGAAGACTCGGTATTGAGTGGAATAGGTTCTTTGCGTACACCTTCTGATGCGTTGGTCACTCCGGCTAATAGTGGTACTGTAGGGTTCGGATTCCGTCCTGGTGAACTTGGTCGAGGACATACGCGACAGACCTCTGAAACTATTGAAGAAGACACCCCGGATATTATCCAACGACGTTGA
- the LOC116917682 gene encoding anoctamin-10 isoform X2, whose protein sequence is MALELDSRRFFGIWFADEQFNTNPGPVEKLLHKKLINSIYPLHEPESLKRISHGWLINSLKCIAKQLPLNDVRRYYGEGVGFYFAFLEMLTWALLAPTCIGLVHSCYRNTEFEVQILFCVLYMLWAFLLMEFWKRRSNGLCFLWNTKSKYGGGQGEPRANYRGPLRIDPITGQLQPYYPRWKTLIKLYCVSLPIVLLCTLVAFWVMLESIWKETMLMEWTSTWPSDDLFWRGLALCIVSTPTVIYAILVWFANQVYRKLATKLTEWENHRTDSQFESNRVTKLLLFEFVNNFMSLFYIAFYLQDIPMLQWQVALMLLVFQVINQLTETLIPYFNLCYVLSKNTANPKSTEKDHEVCKTLERLNVKILEPDNFVVQQAQKESLLEPYEGTIEDYLELYIQFGYVVLFVAAYPTASLWAFLNNVAELRVDAFKLVHIHRRPTPARVAHIGAWEPAFRMICSMAVVTNCGLLYVMSLPEIPAVDGGTLPDSPASLVNNWTRAMICVSLDHILLAIQSILFVLIPAVPRWVHVTAATRKAAQHKELKKAHK, encoded by the exons ATGGCTCTTGAACTGGATTCTAGGCGCTTTTTCGGAATATGGTTTGCAGATGAGCAGTTCAACACCAACCCCGGGCCAG TGGAAAAGCTTCTTCACAAGAAACTGATCAACAGCATCTATCCTCTTCATGAACCAGAGAGTCTCAAGCGGATAAGTCACGGCTGGCTAATCAATAGCCTAAAATGCATCGCAAAACAGTTGCCATTAA ACGATGTACGCCGATATTACGGAGAAGGCGTGGGATTCTATTTTGCATTTTTGGAGATGCTAACTTGGGCTCTCTTAGCACCCACATGCATCGGACTTGTTCATAGTTGTTATCGAAATACGGAGTTTGAGGTCCAAATCCTCTTTTGCGTGCTATACATGCTCTGGGCGTTTCTCCTGATGGAG TTTTGGAAGAGACGTAGCAATGGACTCTGCTTTCTCTGGAACACCAAGAGCAAATATGGAGGCGGCCAGGGAGAACCACGAGCTAACTACCGGGGACCGCTAAGAATAGATCCCATAACTGGCCAGCTACAACC GTACTATCCTCGTTGGAAGACTCTCATTAAGCTATACTGTGTCTCCCTGCCTATTGTACTTCTCTGCACACTGGTAGCTTTTTGGGTAATGCTCGAATCCATCTGGAAAGAAACAATGTTAATGGAGTGGACATCAACCTGGCCTAGTGATGATTTATTCTGGCGTGGGCTGGCCCTTTGCATTGTTTCGACGCCCACAGTTATCTATGCGATCCTCGTCTGGTTCGCCAATCAGGTCTATCGGAAACTGGCCACTAAGCTGACGGAATGGG AGAATCACCGTACAGATTCTCAATTCGAAAGCAATCGCGTCACTAAGCTGTTGCTTTTCGAGTTTGTCAACAATTTCATGTCTCTCTTCTACATTGCGTTTTACTTACAGGATATCCCAATGCTTCAATGG CAAGTGGCGTTAATGTTGCTGGTTTTTCAAGTTATTAATCAACTCACAGAGACTCTTATTCCATACTTCAATCTCTGTTATGTGTTGAGTAAA AACACGGCTAATCCAAAGTCGACAGAGAAAGATCACGAAGTCTGCAAGACACTGGAGCGACTGAACGTGAAAATACTGGAACCTGATAATTTCGTTGTCCAGCAGGCACAGAAAGAGTCTCTTCTCGAACCCTATGAG GGGACGATCGAGGATTACTTGGAGCTGTATATTCAGTTTGGTTATGTGGTACTCTTCGTTGCTGCATACCCGACAGCGTCACTTTGGGCATTTCTCAACAATGTAGCCGAACTCCGCGTTGATGCCTTTAAACTTGTTCACATTCATCGTCGCCCTACGCCAGCACGTGTTGCTCATATCGGAGCTTGGGAGCCGGCCTTCCGCATGATTTGTTCAATGGCTGTCGTAACTAATTGCGGCCTATTGTACGTAATGTCTTTACCGGAGATTCCAGCAGTCGATGGTGGAACATTGCCTGATAGTCCGGCCAGTCTTGTCAACAACTGGACTCGTGCCATGATCTGTGTTTCTCTTGATCACATCCTTCTGGCTATCCAGAGTATTTTGTTCGTGCTGATACCAGCTGTACCTCGTTGGGTTCATGTGACTGCGGCAACAAGGAAAGCCGCTCAGCATAAAGAGCTAAAAAAAGCACACAAATGA
- the LOC116917685 gene encoding cell division cycle protein 16 homolog isoform X1, which yields MKVEEMLEKFRSETLSSIEALRFPTALYWAEKAVTASDGSFQDVYMLGKCMYFCKQYHRAAKLITQAHLDEKHLNCKHLAAQCLYEAQMYAEALQLLKNDHMWNDTGLQNQKPQMGDSASPTQQHSVHSSMYLLRGKVHEAMDNRIPAIEDYKMALKLDVYCSEAFEMLVRHEMLTPEEENDLLEHLPFDEQCTSYEDEAKLLRALYTDQVRKYCKPEERAPSSELMPLRKNLSIRVNHAQRMLNGCDYRGCFNMLQEIMKADPNHQACLPIYITCLVAMKNSQILFTLSHRLVDSEPDNATSWFSVGCYYYVIGRFEESRKYLHKATTLDRNLGAAWLMRGHAFAAENEHDQAMAAYFKASQLMRGSHLPMLYVGLEHGLMSNVRLANSFFNQAHSLAPDDPFVLHELGTVAYQNGDYQLAEKCFLQAVDMVSSMRHTTSSGDSNDFPMDDTWEPLLNNLGHVCRKLKKYDQAIDFHQKALLVSPMRASTFAALGYVYALTLKYDQAIEYFQKALALKRDDTFSTTMLNSVLEAYLNEAPAFLGAPKEIPPPVTNLAETSGNRHVLATPGISKRLMASTSAMEVSNMSMPDISEEDVIQMDTPGYYLDARDEDSVLSGIGSLRTPSDALVTPANSGTVGFGFRPGELGRGHTRQTSETIEEDTPDIIQRR from the exons ATGAAGGTCGAAGAAATGCTCGAGAAATTCCGGTCTGAAACACTTAGTTCCATTGAAGCA CTAAGATTTCCTACAGCTTTATATTGGGCAGAAAAAGCCGTCACTGCATCCGATGGATCATTCCAAGACGTCTATATGTTGGGAAAATGCATGTATTTTTGCAAACAGTACCATAGGGCTGCTAAGCTTATAACACAAGCCCATTTAGATGAA AAACATCTCAACTGCAAACATCTTGCTGCCCAATGTCTCTATGAAGCACAAATGTATGCTGAAGCTTTACAACTGCTGAAAAATGATCACATGTGGAATGACACAGGATTACAAAATCAAAAGCCACAAATGGGGGATTCTGCTTCCCCAACTCAACAACACAGT GTGCATAGTTCCATGTATCTCCTGCGAGGAAAGGTCCATGAAGCCATGGATAACCGTATCCCAGCAATTGAAGACTACAAGATGGCCCTTAAACTTGATGTTTATTGTAGTGAAGCCTTTGAGATGTTAGTTCGCCATGAAATGCTCACTCCTGAAGAAG AAAACGATTTGCTGGAACATCTCCCGTTTGACGAACAATGCACCAGCTACGAAGATGAAGCAAAGCTATTGAGGGCTCTATACACGGATCAAGTCAGAAAATACTGCAAACCGGAGGAAAGGGCTCCATCAAGCGAATTGATGCCATTACGGAAAAACCTGTCAATTCGGGTCAACCACGCTCAGAGGATGCTTAATGGATGTGATTATCGAGGATGTTTCAACATGCTCCAAGA GATTATGAAAGCGGATCCAAATCATCAAGCGTGTCTTCCTATTTATATTACTTGTTTAGTGGCTATGAAAAATTCGCAAA ttTTGTTCACACTGTCACATCGATTGGTCGATTCCGAACCGGACAATGCCACTTCCTGGTTTTCTGTGGGTTGCTACTATTACGTCATTGGTCGGTTTGAAGAATCTCGAAAATATCTTCATAAAGCAACGACGTTGGACCGGAATCTCGGAGCTGCTTGGCTGATGCGTGGCCATGCGTTCGCTGCAGAGAATGAACACGACCAAGCAATGGCTGCCTATTTCAAAGCATCACAATTGATGCGCGG TTCGCACCTCCCAATGTTGTACGTTGGTCTAGAACACGGACTGATGAGCAACGTTCGACTGGCCAATAGTTTCTTTAATCAGGCCCATTCCTTAGCGCCTGATGATCCTTTCGTATTGCACGAACTGGGCACTGTAGCTTATCAGAACGGAGACTATCAGTTGGCGGAAAAGTGTTTTTTACAAGCGGTGGATATGGTTTCTTCTATGCGGCACACAACCTCTTCCGGCGATTCGAATGATTTCCCAATGGATGACACATGGGAACCTTTATTGAATAATCTAGGTCACGTCTGTCGCAAGTTGAAAAAGTATGATCAGGCCATCGATTTCCATCAGAAAGCGTTACTGGTCAGTCCCATGCGTGCCAGCACATTCGCCGCTTTGGGCTACGTTTATGCATTAACGCTTAAGTATGATCAAGCGATCGAATACTTTCAGAAAGCCCTTGCTCTTAAACGAGACGATACGTTTTCAACAACGATGCTCAATTCCGTACTGGAAGCATATCTCAATGAAGCACCAGCTTTTCTAG GGGCTCCTAAAGAAATCCCTCCGCCCGTTACCAACTTGGCGGAAACATCAGGTAATCGTCATGTCTTGGCCACTCCAGGTATCAGTAAGCGACTCATGGCCTCGACATCTGCCATGGAAGTGAGTAACATGTCGATGCCAGACATTAGTGAAGAAGATGTCATACAAATGGACACCCCTGGTTATTACTTAG ATGCTCGAGATGAAGACTCGGTATTGAGTGGAATAGGTTCTTTGCGTACACCTTCTGATGCGTTGGTCACTCCGGCTAATAGTGGTACTGTAGGGTTCGGATTCCGTCCTGGTGAACTTGGTCGAGGACATACGCGACAGACCTCTGAAACTATTGAAGAAGACACCCCGGATATTATCCAACGACGTTGA
- the LOC116917685 gene encoding cell division cycle protein 16 homolog isoform X2, which produces MKVEEMLEKFRSETLSSIEALRFPTALYWAEKAVTASDGSFQDVYMLGKCMYFCKQYHRAAKLITQAHLDEKHLNCKHLAAQCLYEAQMYAEALQLLKNDHMWNDTGLQNQKPQMGDSASPTQQHSVGSMYLLRGKVHEAMDNRIPAIEDYKMALKLDVYCSEAFEMLVRHEMLTPEEENDLLEHLPFDEQCTSYEDEAKLLRALYTDQVRKYCKPEERAPSSELMPLRKNLSIRVNHAQRMLNGCDYRGCFNMLQEIMKADPNHQACLPIYITCLVAMKNSQILFTLSHRLVDSEPDNATSWFSVGCYYYVIGRFEESRKYLHKATTLDRNLGAAWLMRGHAFAAENEHDQAMAAYFKASQLMRGSHLPMLYVGLEHGLMSNVRLANSFFNQAHSLAPDDPFVLHELGTVAYQNGDYQLAEKCFLQAVDMVSSMRHTTSSGDSNDFPMDDTWEPLLNNLGHVCRKLKKYDQAIDFHQKALLVSPMRASTFAALGYVYALTLKYDQAIEYFQKALALKRDDTFSTTMLNSVLEAYLNEAPAFLGAPKEIPPPVTNLAETSGNRHVLATPGISKRLMASTSAMEVSNMSMPDISEEDVIQMDTPGYYLDARDEDSVLSGIGSLRTPSDALVTPANSGTVGFGFRPGELGRGHTRQTSETIEEDTPDIIQRR; this is translated from the exons ATGAAGGTCGAAGAAATGCTCGAGAAATTCCGGTCTGAAACACTTAGTTCCATTGAAGCA CTAAGATTTCCTACAGCTTTATATTGGGCAGAAAAAGCCGTCACTGCATCCGATGGATCATTCCAAGACGTCTATATGTTGGGAAAATGCATGTATTTTTGCAAACAGTACCATAGGGCTGCTAAGCTTATAACACAAGCCCATTTAGATGAA AAACATCTCAACTGCAAACATCTTGCTGCCCAATGTCTCTATGAAGCACAAATGTATGCTGAAGCTTTACAACTGCTGAAAAATGATCACATGTGGAATGACACAGGATTACAAAATCAAAAGCCACAAATGGGGGATTCTGCTTCCCCAACTCAACAACACAGTGTTGG TTCCATGTATCTCCTGCGAGGAAAGGTCCATGAAGCCATGGATAACCGTATCCCAGCAATTGAAGACTACAAGATGGCCCTTAAACTTGATGTTTATTGTAGTGAAGCCTTTGAGATGTTAGTTCGCCATGAAATGCTCACTCCTGAAGAAG AAAACGATTTGCTGGAACATCTCCCGTTTGACGAACAATGCACCAGCTACGAAGATGAAGCAAAGCTATTGAGGGCTCTATACACGGATCAAGTCAGAAAATACTGCAAACCGGAGGAAAGGGCTCCATCAAGCGAATTGATGCCATTACGGAAAAACCTGTCAATTCGGGTCAACCACGCTCAGAGGATGCTTAATGGATGTGATTATCGAGGATGTTTCAACATGCTCCAAGA GATTATGAAAGCGGATCCAAATCATCAAGCGTGTCTTCCTATTTATATTACTTGTTTAGTGGCTATGAAAAATTCGCAAA ttTTGTTCACACTGTCACATCGATTGGTCGATTCCGAACCGGACAATGCCACTTCCTGGTTTTCTGTGGGTTGCTACTATTACGTCATTGGTCGGTTTGAAGAATCTCGAAAATATCTTCATAAAGCAACGACGTTGGACCGGAATCTCGGAGCTGCTTGGCTGATGCGTGGCCATGCGTTCGCTGCAGAGAATGAACACGACCAAGCAATGGCTGCCTATTTCAAAGCATCACAATTGATGCGCGG TTCGCACCTCCCAATGTTGTACGTTGGTCTAGAACACGGACTGATGAGCAACGTTCGACTGGCCAATAGTTTCTTTAATCAGGCCCATTCCTTAGCGCCTGATGATCCTTTCGTATTGCACGAACTGGGCACTGTAGCTTATCAGAACGGAGACTATCAGTTGGCGGAAAAGTGTTTTTTACAAGCGGTGGATATGGTTTCTTCTATGCGGCACACAACCTCTTCCGGCGATTCGAATGATTTCCCAATGGATGACACATGGGAACCTTTATTGAATAATCTAGGTCACGTCTGTCGCAAGTTGAAAAAGTATGATCAGGCCATCGATTTCCATCAGAAAGCGTTACTGGTCAGTCCCATGCGTGCCAGCACATTCGCCGCTTTGGGCTACGTTTATGCATTAACGCTTAAGTATGATCAAGCGATCGAATACTTTCAGAAAGCCCTTGCTCTTAAACGAGACGATACGTTTTCAACAACGATGCTCAATTCCGTACTGGAAGCATATCTCAATGAAGCACCAGCTTTTCTAG GGGCTCCTAAAGAAATCCCTCCGCCCGTTACCAACTTGGCGGAAACATCAGGTAATCGTCATGTCTTGGCCACTCCAGGTATCAGTAAGCGACTCATGGCCTCGACATCTGCCATGGAAGTGAGTAACATGTCGATGCCAGACATTAGTGAAGAAGATGTCATACAAATGGACACCCCTGGTTATTACTTAG ATGCTCGAGATGAAGACTCGGTATTGAGTGGAATAGGTTCTTTGCGTACACCTTCTGATGCGTTGGTCACTCCGGCTAATAGTGGTACTGTAGGGTTCGGATTCCGTCCTGGTGAACTTGGTCGAGGACATACGCGACAGACCTCTGAAACTATTGAAGAAGACACCCCGGATATTATCCAACGACGTTGA
- the LOC116917682 gene encoding anoctamin-10 isoform X1 → MMNVEDWPVYVLELSTKNAKTEDVSWLLNWILGAFSEYGLQMSSSTPTPGQNLCVFVSISPERLINVATKCRIRTIDGKLPFGSLLSSNPPDEMPLESDEITTLQENNDHDGGEETVMDARSLFTPADILWMIRHEIDSVRSETKQVLQIGSTKMTLFQGQSIVEKLLHKKLINSIYPLHEPESLKRISHGWLINSLKCIAKQLPLNDVRRYYGEGVGFYFAFLEMLTWALLAPTCIGLVHSCYRNTEFEVQILFCVLYMLWAFLLMEFWKRRSNGLCFLWNTKSKYGGGQGEPRANYRGPLRIDPITGQLQPYYPRWKTLIKLYCVSLPIVLLCTLVAFWVMLESIWKETMLMEWTSTWPSDDLFWRGLALCIVSTPTVIYAILVWFANQVYRKLATKLTEWENHRTDSQFESNRVTKLLLFEFVNNFMSLFYIAFYLQDIPMLQWQVALMLLVFQVINQLTETLIPYFNLCYVLSKNTANPKSTEKDHEVCKTLERLNVKILEPDNFVVQQAQKESLLEPYEGTIEDYLELYIQFGYVVLFVAAYPTASLWAFLNNVAELRVDAFKLVHIHRRPTPARVAHIGAWEPAFRMICSMAVVTNCGLLYVMSLPEIPAVDGGTLPDSPASLVNNWTRAMICVSLDHILLAIQSILFVLIPAVPRWVHVTAATRKAAQHKELKKAHK, encoded by the exons ATGATGAATGTGGAGGATTGGCCAGTTTATGTTCTTGAATTATCCACAAAAAACGCAAAAACGGAAGATGTATCATGGCTCTTGAACTGGATTCTAGGCGCTTTTTCGGAATATGGTTTGCAGATGAGCAGTTCAACACCAACCCCGGGCCAG AACTTGTGTGTCTTTGTCTCCATCAGCCCTGAAAGGCTAATAAATGTGGCTACAAAGTGTCGAATTAGGACCATTGATGGTAAGCTCCCATTTGGCAGTTTACTTAGTAGTAATCCTCCAGACGAGATGCCATTAGAAAGTGATGAAATCACAACATTGCAAGAAAATAATGATCATGATGGAGGGGAAGAAACAGTAATGGATGCAAGATCCCTCTTCACTCCAGCTGATATTCTGTGGATGATCCGTCATGAAATTGATAGTGTCAGGTCTGAGACTAAACAGGTTCTTCAGATCGGGAGTACGAAAATGACGCTGTTTCAGGGCCAATCCATTG TGGAAAAGCTTCTTCACAAGAAACTGATCAACAGCATCTATCCTCTTCATGAACCAGAGAGTCTCAAGCGGATAAGTCACGGCTGGCTAATCAATAGCCTAAAATGCATCGCAAAACAGTTGCCATTAA ACGATGTACGCCGATATTACGGAGAAGGCGTGGGATTCTATTTTGCATTTTTGGAGATGCTAACTTGGGCTCTCTTAGCACCCACATGCATCGGACTTGTTCATAGTTGTTATCGAAATACGGAGTTTGAGGTCCAAATCCTCTTTTGCGTGCTATACATGCTCTGGGCGTTTCTCCTGATGGAG TTTTGGAAGAGACGTAGCAATGGACTCTGCTTTCTCTGGAACACCAAGAGCAAATATGGAGGCGGCCAGGGAGAACCACGAGCTAACTACCGGGGACCGCTAAGAATAGATCCCATAACTGGCCAGCTACAACC GTACTATCCTCGTTGGAAGACTCTCATTAAGCTATACTGTGTCTCCCTGCCTATTGTACTTCTCTGCACACTGGTAGCTTTTTGGGTAATGCTCGAATCCATCTGGAAAGAAACAATGTTAATGGAGTGGACATCAACCTGGCCTAGTGATGATTTATTCTGGCGTGGGCTGGCCCTTTGCATTGTTTCGACGCCCACAGTTATCTATGCGATCCTCGTCTGGTTCGCCAATCAGGTCTATCGGAAACTGGCCACTAAGCTGACGGAATGGG AGAATCACCGTACAGATTCTCAATTCGAAAGCAATCGCGTCACTAAGCTGTTGCTTTTCGAGTTTGTCAACAATTTCATGTCTCTCTTCTACATTGCGTTTTACTTACAGGATATCCCAATGCTTCAATGG CAAGTGGCGTTAATGTTGCTGGTTTTTCAAGTTATTAATCAACTCACAGAGACTCTTATTCCATACTTCAATCTCTGTTATGTGTTGAGTAAA AACACGGCTAATCCAAAGTCGACAGAGAAAGATCACGAAGTCTGCAAGACACTGGAGCGACTGAACGTGAAAATACTGGAACCTGATAATTTCGTTGTCCAGCAGGCACAGAAAGAGTCTCTTCTCGAACCCTATGAG GGGACGATCGAGGATTACTTGGAGCTGTATATTCAGTTTGGTTATGTGGTACTCTTCGTTGCTGCATACCCGACAGCGTCACTTTGGGCATTTCTCAACAATGTAGCCGAACTCCGCGTTGATGCCTTTAAACTTGTTCACATTCATCGTCGCCCTACGCCAGCACGTGTTGCTCATATCGGAGCTTGGGAGCCGGCCTTCCGCATGATTTGTTCAATGGCTGTCGTAACTAATTGCGGCCTATTGTACGTAATGTCTTTACCGGAGATTCCAGCAGTCGATGGTGGAACATTGCCTGATAGTCCGGCCAGTCTTGTCAACAACTGGACTCGTGCCATGATCTGTGTTTCTCTTGATCACATCCTTCTGGCTATCCAGAGTATTTTGTTCGTGCTGATACCAGCTGTACCTCGTTGGGTTCATGTGACTGCGGCAACAAGGAAAGCCGCTCAGCATAAAGAGCTAAAAAAAGCACACAAATGA